A DNA window from Bradyrhizobium barranii subsp. barranii contains the following coding sequences:
- the recN gene encoding DNA repair protein RecN, whose translation MLARLSIRDIVLIERLDIEFATGLAVLTGETGAGKSILLDAFALALGGRGDAGLVRHGAEQGQVTAVFDIPKNHPAMKILAENGLDDTGEMILRRVQLADGRTRAFINDQSISVQTLKAVGGALVEIHGQHDERALVDAATHRRLLDAFAGLEKDVTAVEALWDARRTASAALEEHRAAMERASREADYLRHASDELKQLAPKDGEETSLAGRRTTMMQGEKIASDLREAQEAVGGNHSPVASLSAAVRRLERRGVNSPALVEPAVKAIDTAINALEEADQHLLAALAATDFDPGELERIEERLFALRAASRKYSTPVDGLAALAAKYAADVVLIDAGASRLKKLEQAAIEADARYAAAAKKLSMARQKSADKLNKAVNAELAPLKLERAKFMTQVETDEAAPGPQGFDRVEFWVQTNPGTKPGPMMKVASGGELSRFLLALKVVLSDRGSAPTLVFDEIDTGVGGAVADAIGGRLARLAGKVQVMAVTHAPQVAARAGQHLLISKDALDKGKRVATRVNALAADHRREEIARMLAGAEITAEARAAADRLLKAAS comes from the coding sequence ATGCTGGCGCGTCTGTCGATCCGTGACATCGTCCTGATCGAGCGGCTCGATATCGAATTCGCCACCGGACTTGCGGTTTTGACCGGTGAGACCGGTGCGGGCAAATCCATCCTGCTCGATGCCTTTGCACTGGCGCTCGGCGGCCGCGGCGACGCCGGGCTCGTGCGCCATGGCGCGGAGCAGGGGCAGGTCACCGCCGTCTTCGATATCCCCAAAAATCACCCTGCGATGAAGATTCTGGCCGAGAACGGCCTGGATGATACCGGCGAGATGATTCTCCGCCGGGTGCAACTCGCCGACGGCCGCACCCGCGCCTTCATCAACGACCAGTCGATCAGCGTGCAGACGCTGAAGGCGGTCGGTGGCGCCCTGGTCGAGATCCATGGCCAGCATGACGAGCGCGCGCTGGTCGATGCCGCCACCCACCGCCGCCTGCTCGACGCCTTTGCCGGGCTCGAAAAGGACGTCACCGCGGTCGAAGCGCTCTGGGACGCGCGCCGCACGGCCAGCGCCGCGCTGGAAGAGCACCGCGCCGCCATGGAGCGCGCCTCGCGCGAGGCGGACTATCTGCGCCACGCCTCCGACGAGCTAAAGCAGCTCGCGCCCAAGGATGGCGAGGAGACCTCGCTCGCCGGTCGCCGCACCACCATGATGCAGGGCGAGAAGATCGCCTCCGATTTGCGGGAGGCGCAGGAAGCCGTCGGCGGCAATCATTCGCCGGTCGCCTCCCTGTCGGCCGCGGTGCGCCGGCTGGAGCGGCGCGGTGTCAATTCGCCGGCGCTGGTCGAGCCTGCCGTGAAGGCGATCGACACCGCGATCAACGCGCTGGAGGAAGCCGACCAGCATCTCCTGGCCGCGCTCGCCGCGACCGACTTCGATCCGGGTGAGCTCGAGCGCATCGAGGAGCGGCTGTTCGCGCTACGCGCCGCCTCGCGCAAATATTCGACGCCGGTCGATGGCCTCGCCGCGCTTGCCGCCAAATATGCTGCCGACGTCGTCCTGATCGATGCCGGTGCTTCGCGGTTGAAGAAGCTGGAGCAGGCAGCGATCGAGGCTGACGCGCGCTATGCCGCTGCCGCCAAGAAACTGTCGATGGCGCGGCAGAAGTCGGCGGACAAGCTCAACAAGGCGGTCAACGCCGAGCTCGCGCCGCTCAAGCTCGAACGCGCCAAGTTCATGACGCAAGTCGAGACCGATGAGGCCGCGCCGGGCCCGCAAGGTTTCGACCGCGTCGAGTTCTGGGTGCAGACCAATCCCGGCACCAAGCCGGGTCCGATGATGAAGGTCGCTTCCGGCGGCGAGCTCTCGCGCTTCCTGCTGGCGCTCAAGGTCGTGCTGTCCGACCGCGGCTCGGCGCCGACGCTGGTGTTCGACGAAATCGACACCGGGGTCGGCGGTGCGGTCGCGGACGCCATCGGTGGGCGGCTCGCGCGGCTTGCCGGCAAGGTGCAGGTGATGGCCGTGACCCACGCCCCACAGGTCGCCGCCCGTGCCGGCCAGCATCTGCTGATCTCCAAGGACGCCCTCGACAAGGGCAAGCGCGTCGCCACCCGCGTCAATGCGCTGGCCGCCGACCACCGCCGCGAGGAGATCGCCCGCATGCTCGCCGGCGCCGAGATCACGGCCGAGGCGAGGGCGGCCGCCGATCGGCTGCTCAAGGCGGCGAGTTAG
- the ligA gene encoding NAD-dependent DNA ligase LigA: MARAAKSKARPLRDVADLTKAQAKVEHMRLALELEEHDRRYYQDDAPTVTDAEYDALRQRFNAIEKRFPDFVSAESPSQKVGAAPSGRFRKVRHSVPMLSLDNAFAEEDVRDFVGRIVRFLKLDDDKVDFSAEPKIDGLSMSLRYEGGELVTAATRGDGAEGEDVTANIRTLEDVPQKLKGRNVPDICEVRGEVYMTKRAFLTLNKKQVEAGEAPFANPRNSAAGSLRQKDPTITASRPLGFFAYAWGEMSAMPEGTQSGMIGWFERCGFKTNPLTRLCHSVEELLAFHQSIEEQRAKLDYDIDGVVYKVDRIDWQERLGFVSRTPRWGIAHKFPAERAVTVLRDIEIQVGRTGSFTPVGKLEPVGVGGVIVQNVTLHNEDYIKGIGNKGEVLREGRDIRIGDTVVIQRAGDVIPQVVDVVLDKRPKSAKEFHFPTKCPCPLHTDVTREETAAGEEGSRARCTGEFACPYQKIEHLKLFVSRRAFDIDGLGEKQLQYFFDEGWVKEPADIFTLEKRNAKLKLEEIEGYGATSVRNLFGAIESRRRIALERFVYALGMRHVGETTALALARGYGSWDAFHDACLKVAKGDEEAMAEMDALDQIGDTVIKSIADYFGESHNRGIVERLTKEVEIIDAEKPKSNSAVAGKTVVFTGSLEKMTRDEAKATAERLGAKVSGSVSKKTDLVVAGPGAGSKLAEANKHGVKVLTEDEWLTLIGE, encoded by the coding sequence ATGGCAAGAGCAGCAAAATCCAAAGCAAGGCCGCTTCGCGACGTCGCCGACCTCACCAAGGCGCAGGCCAAGGTCGAGCACATGCGGCTCGCACTCGAACTCGAAGAGCACGACAGGCGCTATTATCAAGACGACGCGCCCACCGTGACCGACGCCGAGTACGACGCGTTGCGCCAGCGCTTCAACGCGATCGAAAAGCGCTTTCCGGATTTCGTCAGCGCGGAGTCGCCGTCCCAGAAAGTCGGCGCGGCACCGTCGGGTCGCTTCAGGAAAGTCCGGCATTCCGTTCCGATGCTGTCGCTCGACAACGCGTTTGCCGAAGAGGACGTCCGCGACTTCGTCGGCCGCATCGTGCGCTTCCTGAAGCTCGACGACGACAAGGTCGATTTCTCGGCCGAGCCGAAGATCGACGGCCTCTCGATGTCGCTGCGCTACGAGGGCGGCGAGCTCGTCACCGCGGCGACCCGCGGTGATGGCGCCGAAGGCGAGGACGTCACCGCCAACATCCGCACCCTCGAAGACGTGCCGCAGAAGCTGAAAGGCCGCAACGTCCCTGACATCTGCGAGGTGCGCGGCGAGGTCTACATGACCAAGAGGGCCTTCCTGACACTCAACAAGAAGCAGGTCGAGGCCGGCGAGGCGCCGTTCGCCAATCCGCGCAATTCGGCCGCAGGCTCGCTCCGGCAGAAGGACCCGACCATCACCGCCTCGCGCCCCCTGGGCTTCTTCGCCTATGCCTGGGGCGAGATGAGCGCGATGCCGGAGGGTACGCAGAGCGGCATGATCGGCTGGTTCGAGCGCTGCGGCTTCAAGACCAATCCGTTGACCAGGCTCTGTCATTCCGTCGAGGAGTTGCTCGCGTTCCATCAGTCGATCGAGGAGCAGCGCGCAAAGCTCGATTACGACATCGACGGCGTCGTCTACAAGGTCGACCGCATCGACTGGCAGGAACGGCTCGGCTTCGTCTCACGCACGCCGCGCTGGGGCATCGCGCACAAATTCCCGGCCGAGCGCGCCGTGACGGTGCTGCGCGACATCGAGATCCAGGTCGGCCGCACCGGCTCGTTCACGCCGGTCGGCAAGCTCGAACCGGTCGGCGTCGGCGGCGTGATCGTGCAGAACGTCACCCTGCACAACGAGGACTACATCAAGGGCATCGGCAACAAGGGCGAGGTGCTGCGCGAGGGGCGCGATATCAGGATCGGCGACACCGTCGTGATCCAGCGTGCTGGCGACGTCATCCCGCAGGTGGTCGACGTCGTCCTCGACAAGCGGCCGAAGAGCGCAAAGGAATTCCACTTCCCGACGAAGTGCCCGTGCCCGCTGCACACCGACGTCACGCGCGAGGAGACGGCGGCCGGCGAAGAGGGCTCGCGCGCCCGCTGCACGGGCGAATTCGCCTGTCCCTATCAGAAGATCGAGCACCTCAAGCTGTTCGTGTCGCGGCGCGCCTTCGACATCGACGGTCTTGGCGAGAAGCAGCTCCAGTATTTCTTCGACGAGGGATGGGTGAAGGAGCCCGCCGACATCTTCACGCTGGAGAAGCGCAATGCGAAGCTGAAGCTCGAGGAGATCGAGGGCTACGGCGCAACGTCGGTGCGCAACCTGTTCGGCGCCATCGAAAGCCGGCGCAGAATCGCGCTGGAGCGCTTCGTCTATGCGCTCGGGATGCGTCATGTCGGCGAGACCACGGCGCTGGCGCTCGCACGCGGCTATGGCTCGTGGGACGCCTTCCACGACGCCTGTCTCAAGGTCGCCAAGGGCGACGAGGAGGCGATGGCCGAGATGGACGCGCTGGATCAGATTGGCGACACCGTGATCAAGAGCATCGCCGACTATTTCGGCGAGAGCCACAATCGCGGCATCGTCGAGCGGCTGACCAAGGAAGTCGAGATCATCGACGCCGAGAAGCCGAAGAGCAACTCCGCCGTCGCCGGCAAGACGGTGGTGTTCACGGGATCGCTGGAGAAGATGACGCGCGACGAGGCCAAGGCGACCGCGGAGCGTCTCGGGGCGAAGGTGTCGGGCTCGGTGTCGAAGAAGACCGACCTCGTCGTCGCCGGCCCGGGCGCGGGCTCCAAGCTCGCGGAAGCCAACAAGCACGGCGTCAAGGTGTTGACTGAA
- a CDS encoding outer membrane protein assembly factor BamD → MSAQRMTRGYLSVSPGVRGLLQAATFVVLALPLAGCGTGALWDKFTAKDDTFTEEPADKIYNEGLYLMNEKKDMKGANKKFEEVDRQHPYSDWARKSLLMSAYASYQGGDYDGCIGAATRYVTLHPGSPDAAYAQYLIAASHYDQIPDISRDQARTEKAIAALEEVNRKYPNSEYATSAKAKIEGARDQLAGKEMNVGRYYMQKRDYTAAINRYKAVVTQYQTTRHVEEALFRLTEAYMTIGIVAEAQTAAAVLGHNFPDSRWYKDAYNLVKSGGLEPSENQGSWMSRAFKKIGL, encoded by the coding sequence ATGTCGGCACAGCGTATGACGCGCGGATATCTCTCGGTCTCGCCTGGAGTCCGCGGGCTGCTTCAAGCCGCCACCTTCGTGGTGCTCGCGCTGCCGCTGGCCGGCTGCGGCACCGGCGCGCTCTGGGACAAGTTCACCGCCAAGGACGACACCTTCACCGAGGAGCCCGCCGACAAGATCTATAATGAGGGCCTGTACCTCATGAACGAGAAGAAGGACATGAAGGGGGCGAACAAGAAGTTCGAAGAGGTCGACCGCCAGCATCCTTATTCCGACTGGGCCCGCAAATCGCTGTTGATGTCGGCCTATGCCTCCTACCAGGGCGGCGACTATGACGGCTGCATCGGCGCCGCGACCCGCTACGTCACGCTGCATCCCGGCAGCCCGGACGCGGCCTATGCGCAATACCTGATCGCCGCCTCCCATTACGATCAGATCCCGGACATCAGCCGCGACCAGGCCCGCACCGAGAAGGCGATCGCCGCGCTGGAAGAGGTGAACCGCAAATATCCGAACTCGGAATATGCGACCTCGGCCAAGGCCAAGATCGAGGGTGCGCGCGACCAGCTCGCCGGCAAGGAAATGAATGTCGGCCGCTATTACATGCAGAAGCGCGACTACACGGCGGCGATCAACCGCTACAAGGCCGTCGTCACGCAGTACCAGACCACCCGCCATGTCGAGGAGGCTCTGTTCCGGCTCACCGAGGCCTATATGACGATCGGCATCGTCGCCGAGGCGCAGACCGCAGCCGCGGTGCTTGGCCACAATTTTCCTGACAGCCGCTGGTACAAGGACGCCTATAATCTTGTAAAATCCGGGGGTCTCGAGCCGAGCGAGAATCAGGGTTCCTGGATGAGCAGGGCCTTCAAGAAGATAGGCCTATAG